Proteins from a genomic interval of Polaribacter sp. Q13:
- the rpe gene encoding ribulose-phosphate 3-epimerase: protein MSNLLAPSILAADFANLQRDIEMVNNSEADWFHIDIMDGVFVPNISFGMPVLKAITKHATKTIDVHLMIVNPDQYIQTFADLGADILTVHYEACTHLHRTIQAIKAAGMKAGVALNPHTPIAVLEDVIEDLDMVCIMSVNPGFGGQSFIENTFKKVSQLKHLIDFTESECLIEIDGGVTSYNANALIEAGANVLVAGSFVFGAENPTQTIADLKKTIE, encoded by the coding sequence ATGAGTAATTTACTTGCACCTTCAATTTTAGCAGCAGATTTTGCAAACCTACAAAGAGACATCGAAATGGTAAACAATAGTGAGGCCGATTGGTTTCATATTGATATTATGGACGGTGTTTTTGTACCAAACATTTCTTTTGGAATGCCGGTTTTAAAAGCAATTACAAAACACGCTACAAAAACAATTGACGTACATTTAATGATTGTAAACCCAGATCAGTACATACAAACATTTGCAGATTTAGGTGCAGATATTTTAACCGTACACTATGAAGCTTGTACTCATTTACACAGAACAATACAAGCCATAAAAGCAGCAGGAATGAAAGCCGGAGTTGCTTTAAACCCTCATACACCGATTGCCGTTTTAGAAGATGTAATTGAAGATTTAGATATGGTTTGTATAATGAGTGTAAACCCTGGTTTTGGCGGACAATCATTTATAGAAAACACGTTTAAAAAAGTAAGTCAATTAAAACACTTAATAGATTTTACAGAATCTGAATGTTTAATAGAGATTGATGGAGGCGTTACCTCTTATAATGCAAATGCATTAATTGAAGCTGGAGCAAATGTTTTAGTGGCAGGTAGCTTTGTTTTTGGAGCTGAAAACCCTACACAAACTATTGCCGACTTAAAAAAGACGATCGAATAA
- a CDS encoding GEVED domain-containing protein, with protein sequence MFNLKNNILFIIILFSCVINNTYAQSSYCTPINSKSNNTFFISKVSFGDIFQNSDNTASVYEYYNTLSTHTDVNLGQDYPASISYRAPNYNTSTLKVWIDFNKDGDFSDSGEEVYTNTVTEPFSEDGVQKDFQINIPTTATTGKTRMRVAINRKNISNACNAEHQAGEMEDYDIYIKDEVVAPIANCVGSINISLDALGNASITAEDINNGSYDAYDTPNGLDLHLSLDKYNFSCQNVSTPTTVTLTVVDSDGLSSTCTSTVNVTSYTGNFVAPTLEDIKEYCSYTAATPVMNLNCTQEITATTTDDTTFNSPGSYTIDWVFDNGTTTKTSTQNITIQTPTLPTISITNISETTAIVRWESEDTDSFIVQYRLNGTTAWNEITSTLKYVKITGLDDGLEYDVQVKTASTCDDSYTGTATFNTVDVEYCDDNVDIEKNNKYYISNVHIGNINNSSDSNADVYKYYKNVSTNIVAGETFSGELTYTRDTYNNTFVTVWIDYNNNGDFSDPEDEIFSAANPADINSVFNIALTNILVPETAALGKTRLRVSIKHNATPSTACNFDSQIGEIEDYDIYIGPIDNTAFESAMITQVLNYNETDRWIEVTNTNLTETIPANKVALALFKNVSGDQTGVTPSSTFFINSEIAPGATVLIKKPTSTFTSTGITIEETQITDFGDGDDIIITTKKTDNTAWENRYDVVSYIKNNTSLVRIDETMAPNKNYNSAEWVEFIDDDITPYQTVGETDVTGTKRHSQDPLISEIEDSNSEANTLLGLHKLKETTTNIDGTWDNGFPDRSRSVVIDQNFEHSVDRLSARTLEISTNKTLTVTDQLLVVTNNITLNGNIRLKGPLSQLVQTHSSTSMISGTGKLLIDQKSMVPSLYRYNYMSSPVTSGTNTYTLKDVLRDGTDIDNPKIINFKEGYDGATTDPISLAKYWIYTYSPATNGRSNWEHQYDNLPIKKGDGYIFKGPGKLLGQNYTFIGTPNDGDFDTALPIGAGQDYLIGNPFPSAMNARKFIEDNSTITGTLYFWEHHESKLGEVTGINGHIFGGYVGGYATVNLSMGLKAADATISSNVNNGTSGLGNDTYTKPEAYIAVGQGFFIEGGTGGAINFNNSQRAYVPLADGESVFYKTNTKSSKTATVNTSNLLPIIKLGLDYKNKDDLLLHHQIGISFDKTNSFNFDRGYDSELYETNETAVYWKFPNNDTKYVIAGVQAISDHLEVPLEITMGYSGTVDIMVDEIQNVSNHLFLTDKLTSESYNITDGKITLTLDKGVYTDRFVLAFATNSALSIEEDSLSMYTNIYADNENHQIVISKNNEVNITNVELFDILGKKVNLWEITEQKNTYQLEIKNKILTGIYIVKIDTDKGTMNKKIVIE encoded by the coding sequence ATGTTTAACTTAAAAAATAATATTCTCTTTATAATAATATTATTTAGCTGTGTTATAAATAATACATATGCTCAATCTTCATATTGTACGCCTATAAATTCTAAGAGTAATAATACGTTTTTTATAAGTAAAGTAAGTTTTGGTGACATTTTTCAAAACTCAGATAATACGGCATCTGTTTACGAGTATTACAATACTTTATCCACACATACAGATGTTAATTTAGGGCAAGATTATCCTGCTTCTATTAGTTATCGTGCACCAAACTATAATACAAGCACATTAAAAGTATGGATAGATTTCAATAAGGATGGTGATTTTTCTGACTCCGGAGAAGAAGTGTATACCAACACAGTAACCGAACCTTTTAGTGAAGACGGGGTTCAAAAAGATTTTCAAATAAATATCCCCACAACTGCAACTACTGGAAAAACTAGAATGCGTGTAGCCATAAATAGAAAGAATATAAGTAATGCTTGTAATGCTGAACATCAAGCAGGTGAAATGGAAGATTATGATATTTACATAAAAGACGAGGTTGTAGCCCCCATTGCAAACTGTGTTGGTTCTATTAATATTAGTTTGGATGCACTAGGAAATGCATCTATAACAGCAGAAGATATTAACAACGGTTCTTACGATGCTTACGACACTCCAAATGGACTAGATTTACATTTATCATTAGACAAGTATAACTTTAGTTGCCAAAATGTTTCAACTCCCACAACCGTTACTTTAACCGTTGTCGATTCCGATGGCTTATCATCCACCTGTACATCAACCGTAAACGTTACATCTTATACTGGTAATTTTGTAGCTCCAACTTTAGAAGATATAAAAGAATATTGTTCATATACCGCTGCTACTCCCGTAATGAACCTTAATTGCACACAAGAAATTACAGCTACAACAACAGACGATACAACTTTTAACTCCCCAGGTTCTTACACTATAGATTGGGTATTTGATAATGGAACAACCACAAAAACGAGTACACAAAACATTACAATACAAACACCTACTTTACCTACTATTTCAATAACAAATATTAGTGAAACTACTGCAATAGTTCGTTGGGAATCTGAGGATACAGACTCTTTTATAGTACAATATCGTTTAAACGGCACTACAGCGTGGAATGAAATAACTTCTACCTTAAAATATGTAAAAATAACAGGTTTAGACGACGGTTTAGAATATGATGTACAAGTTAAAACAGCATCTACATGCGATGATAGTTATACTGGAACCGCTACTTTTAACACTGTAGACGTAGAATATTGTGATGACAATGTAGATATTGAGAAAAACAATAAATATTATATTTCTAATGTTCATATTGGAAATATCAACAACTCTAGTGACAGTAATGCAGATGTCTACAAATATTATAAAAACGTTTCGACAAATATCGTAGCAGGAGAAACATTTTCTGGAGAATTAACTTATACTAGAGACACTTATAATAATACATTTGTAACTGTCTGGATAGATTATAATAACAACGGTGATTTCTCAGACCCGGAAGATGAAATTTTTAGTGCCGCCAATCCTGCGGATATAAATAGTGTTTTTAACATAGCACTTACAAATATTTTAGTACCAGAAACTGCTGCATTAGGAAAAACAAGATTGCGTGTTAGCATTAAACACAATGCTACTCCTTCAACTGCTTGTAATTTTGATAGTCAAATAGGAGAAATTGAAGATTATGACATATATATAGGCCCAATAGACAATACAGCTTTTGAGTCCGCAATGATTACACAAGTACTTAACTACAATGAAACAGACAGATGGATAGAAGTTACAAACACAAATCTAACAGAAACAATACCCGCTAATAAAGTTGCTTTGGCTTTATTTAAAAACGTGTCTGGAGATCAGACAGGAGTTACGCCTTCTTCAACTTTTTTTATAAACTCAGAGATAGCACCTGGTGCAACTGTTTTAATTAAAAAACCAACTTCCACCTTTACTTCAACAGGTATAACCATAGAAGAAACTCAAATTACAGATTTTGGTGATGGTGATGACATCATTATAACTACAAAAAAAACAGATAACACAGCTTGGGAAAACAGGTATGACGTAGTTTCTTATATAAAAAACAACACTTCTCTAGTAAGAATAGATGAAACCATGGCTCCCAACAAAAATTATAATTCTGCAGAATGGGTAGAATTTATTGATGACGATATAACTCCATACCAAACAGTGGGGGAAACCGATGTTACTGGAACTAAAAGACACTCTCAAGACCCCTTAATTTCTGAAATTGAAGACTCTAATTCTGAAGCAAATACATTATTAGGACTACATAAGTTAAAAGAAACAACTACAAATATTGATGGTACTTGGGATAATGGTTTCCCTGACAGATCTCGTTCTGTTGTAATTGATCAGAATTTTGAACATTCTGTAGATAGACTAAGTGCAAGAACACTAGAAATATCAACAAATAAAACATTAACAGTAACAGACCAATTGTTAGTGGTTACTAATAATATAACTTTAAATGGAAACATTCGTTTAAAAGGTCCTTTATCTCAATTAGTACAAACACACTCGAGTACGAGTATGATTTCTGGTACTGGTAAATTGCTTATAGACCAAAAATCTATGGTACCTAGTTTGTATCGTTATAATTATATGAGTTCACCAGTTACTTCTGGGACTAACACCTATACTTTAAAAGACGTACTTAGAGATGGCACTGATATAGACAACCCTAAAATAATTAATTTTAAGGAGGGTTATGATGGTGCCACTACAGACCCTATTTCTTTAGCAAAATACTGGATATACACCTACTCTCCTGCCACTAACGGAAGATCTAATTGGGAACATCAATATGATAATCTTCCTATTAAAAAAGGTGACGGTTATATTTTTAAAGGACCCGGAAAATTATTAGGTCAAAATTATACCTTTATAGGAACCCCAAATGATGGTGATTTTGACACTGCGCTTCCTATAGGTGCGGGACAAGATTATTTAATAGGAAACCCCTTTCCTTCTGCAATGAATGCTAGAAAATTTATTGAAGATAATAGCACCATCACCGGAACGCTTTATTTCTGGGAACATCATGAAAGTAAACTTGGTGAAGTAACGGGAATAAACGGACATATATTTGGTGGCTATGTTGGTGGCTATGCAACCGTAAACTTATCTATGGGATTAAAAGCTGCAGACGCTACAATTTCTAGTAATGTAAATAACGGAACTTCTGGCTTAGGCAATGATACTTATACAAAACCAGAAGCATATATAGCCGTTGGGCAAGGTTTCTTTATAGAAGGAGGTACAGGTGGTGCAATTAACTTTAACAACAGCCAAAGAGCTTATGTTCCTTTAGCGGATGGTGAATCTGTGTTTTATAAAACAAATACAAAAAGCAGTAAGACAGCAACCGTAAATACGAGTAATTTATTACCTATTATTAAATTAGGTTTGGATTATAAAAACAAGGACGACTTATTGCTACACCATCAAATTGGTATTTCTTTTGATAAAACAAATTCTTTTAATTTTGATAGAGGATATGACTCTGAACTTTATGAAACTAATGAAACAGCTGTATATTGGAAATTCCCTAATAATGACACCAAGTATGTAATTGCTGGGGTACAAGCTATTTCAGATCATTTAGAAGTTCCTTTAGAAATTACAATGGGCTATTCTGGAACGGTAGATATAATGGTAGATGAAATTCAGAATGTTTCTAATCACCTATTTCTTACAGATAAACTTACCAGTGAATCTTATAATATTACAGATGGTAAAATTACATTAACTCTAGATAAAGGAGTATATACAGATCGTTTTGTGCTTGCTTTTGCTACAAATAGTGCACTAAGTATAGAAGAAGATAGCTTATCTATGTACACCAATATTTATGCAGATAATGAGAATCATCAAATTGTAATTTCTAAAAACAACGAAGTAAACATTACCAATGTGGAGTTATTTGACATCCTTGGTAAAAAGGTAAATCTTTGGGAAATTACAGAACAAAAAAATACGTATCAATTAGAGATTAAAAATAAAATACTTACAGGTATTTATATTGTAAAAATAGATACAGACAAAGGTACAATGAATAAGAAAATTGTAATTGAGTAA
- a CDS encoding RNA polymerase sigma factor RpoD/SigA produces MRQLKITKQVTNRETASLDKYLQEIGKVDLITADEEVELAQLIKAGDQRALEKLTKANLRFVVSVAKQYQNQGLTLPDLINEGNLGLIKAAKRFDETRGFKFISYAVWWIRQSILQALAEQSRIVRLPLNKIGSINKINKMYAFLEQENERPPSPEEIAKKLDMTVNDVKESMKNSGRHVSMDAPLIEGEDSNLYDVLNSGESPNPDRKLLHESLRIEINRALETLTPREADVVKLYFGLGEHQPMTLEEIGETFDLTRERVRQIKEKAIRRLKHTSRSKILMTYLG; encoded by the coding sequence ATGAGACAACTAAAAATTACCAAGCAGGTTACTAATAGAGAAACTGCATCGTTAGATAAATACTTACAAGAAATAGGTAAAGTAGACTTAATTACTGCTGATGAAGAAGTAGAATTGGCACAGCTTATTAAAGCTGGTGACCAAAGAGCATTAGAGAAATTAACAAAAGCAAATTTACGTTTCGTTGTATCTGTTGCAAAACAATACCAAAATCAAGGATTAACGTTACCAGATTTAATTAACGAAGGAAACTTAGGTTTAATTAAAGCAGCAAAACGTTTTGATGAAACAAGAGGTTTTAAATTTATATCATATGCCGTTTGGTGGATTCGTCAATCTATCTTACAAGCCTTAGCAGAACAATCTAGAATTGTACGTTTACCGTTAAATAAAATTGGTTCTATCAATAAAATTAACAAAATGTACGCTTTCTTAGAGCAAGAAAACGAAAGACCTCCAAGTCCAGAAGAAATTGCTAAGAAATTAGATATGACTGTGAATGACGTAAAAGAATCTATGAAAAATTCTGGTCGTCACGTATCTATGGATGCTCCTTTAATTGAAGGTGAAGATTCTAATTTATACGACGTTTTAAACTCTGGAGAATCTCCAAATCCTGATAGAAAATTATTACACGAATCTCTAAGAATAGAAATTAATAGAGCTTTAGAAACATTAACTCCACGTGAAGCTGATGTTGTAAAATTATACTTTGGTTTAGGAGAACACCAACCAATGACTTTAGAAGAAATTGGTGAAACTTTCGATTTAACTCGTGAGCGTGTTCGTCAGATTAAAGAAAAAGCAATTAGAAGATTAAAACACACTTCTAGATCTAAAATCTTAATGACTTACTTAGGTTAG
- a CDS encoding CBS domain-containing protein translates to MRRDEPISTIMATNLVTLNVDGDLVTAEKMFIEHKIKHIPVVRDKEIIGMLSYSDIQKVSESRLNEDGTSVNSFVNNTFTIKQVMDKNITAIPPYTSIKDAAELLTTKGFHALPVVEDSELVGIVTTRDLVKYLVAKL, encoded by the coding sequence ATGAGAAGAGACGAACCTATTTCAACTATAATGGCAACAAATTTAGTTACATTAAATGTTGATGGAGATTTAGTAACCGCAGAAAAAATGTTTATAGAACATAAAATAAAACATATTCCTGTAGTTCGTGATAAGGAAATTATAGGGATGTTAAGTTACTCTGATATACAAAAAGTTAGTGAATCTCGTTTAAATGAAGATGGAACTTCTGTAAATAGTTTTGTAAATAATACATTTACAATAAAACAGGTTATGGATAAAAATATTACAGCAATTCCGCCTTATACATCTATTAAAGATGCAGCAGAATTATTAACAACAAAAGGATTTCACGCTTTACCAGTAGTTGAAGATTCTGAACTAGTAGGAATAGTTACTACAAGGGATTTAGTAAAATATTTGGTAGCGAAATTATAG
- a CDS encoding exonuclease domain-containing protein has protein sequence MLYTVVDIETTGNGYKGSKITEISILVFDGKVIVDEFTTLVNPEQNIPAFITNLTGITNAMVRNAPKFYEIAKKVAEITEDTIFVAHNVNFDYNIIHEEFKNLGFSFKRKKLCTVRLSRKIIPGLNSYSLGNICTIENIPIVGRHRAKGDAEATTELFRRLIERDDNFTINSFLNPKSRQATLPPLLDKKVVDNLPETFGVYYFKNIDKEVIYVGKANNIKQRVISHFYDKKKKEQTMCMETADISYTKTGSELLALLHESAEIKQIYPKFNRTQRRSGEAIGLFSYEDQKGIMHLAYNRLKLVPNPMMKYYTVAEARNHLELLCKEYVLCPKYCHLQTNVASCFHYQLKECKGICCDKEAVVDYNKRVKEAIKSVGIGAENIVIKETGRTENEVGFALILDGIYQGFGYVDLQQSEQLENPEDYQFFVEPKKDNRDIQRIIASYLKKQSTDNNDITK, from the coding sequence TTGTTATACACAGTAGTAGACATAGAAACCACAGGAAATGGATATAAAGGTTCTAAAATAACCGAAATATCCATTTTAGTATTTGACGGAAAAGTGATTGTTGATGAGTTTACTACTTTGGTAAATCCAGAGCAAAACATTCCCGCTTTTATTACCAATCTTACAGGCATTACAAATGCAATGGTAAGAAATGCTCCTAAGTTTTATGAAATTGCAAAAAAGGTAGCAGAAATTACGGAAGACACCATTTTTGTAGCACACAATGTCAACTTCGATTATAATATTATTCACGAAGAATTTAAAAATTTAGGATTCTCTTTTAAACGAAAAAAACTCTGTACCGTTCGTTTATCAAGAAAGATAATTCCGGGTTTAAATTCTTATAGTCTAGGTAATATTTGTACTATTGAAAATATTCCTATTGTTGGCAGACACAGAGCAAAAGGAGATGCAGAAGCAACCACAGAATTATTTAGAAGATTAATAGAAAGAGATGATAATTTTACCATCAATTCTTTTTTAAACCCAAAATCTAGACAAGCCACCTTACCGCCTCTTTTAGACAAAAAAGTTGTCGATAATTTACCCGAAACTTTTGGCGTTTACTACTTTAAAAACATTGATAAAGAAGTTATTTATGTGGGTAAAGCCAATAATATAAAGCAACGTGTCATCAGTCATTTTTATGACAAAAAGAAAAAAGAGCAAACCATGTGTATGGAAACTGCCGATATTTCTTATACAAAAACAGGTAGCGAATTGCTGGCTCTTTTACATGAATCTGCAGAAATAAAACAAATTTACCCTAAATTTAATAGAACACAAAGACGGTCTGGAGAAGCTATTGGTTTATTTTCTTACGAAGACCAAAAAGGCATTATGCATTTAGCTTACAATCGGTTAAAATTGGTACCCAATCCAATGATGAAATATTACACTGTTGCCGAAGCTAGAAACCACTTAGAACTTCTTTGCAAAGAATATGTATTATGTCCAAAATATTGCCACCTGCAAACCAATGTTGCGAGTTGTTTCCATTATCAACTTAAAGAATGTAAAGGTATTTGTTGTGATAAAGAAGCCGTAGTTGATTATAATAAACGTGTAAAAGAAGCTATTAAATCTGTTGGCATTGGCGCAGAAAACATAGTTATTAAAGAAACTGGTAGAACGGAGAATGAAGTTGGTTTTGCCTTAATTTTAGATGGAATTTATCAAGGTTTTGGTTATGTAGATTTGCAGCAATCTGAACAATTAGAAAACCCAGAAGATTACCAGTTTTTTGTAGAACCTAAAAAAGACAATAGAGATATTCAGAGAATAATTGCTTCTTATTTAAAAAAACAAAGTACTGATAATAATGATATTACTAAATAA